From one Dermacentor silvarum isolate Dsil-2018 chromosome 3, BIME_Dsil_1.4, whole genome shotgun sequence genomic stretch:
- the LOC125943942 gene encoding mucin-5AC-like isoform X2 produces MKSRTTQESGTSHLWTTDVPFRTRDTSSTAVPSSTRFQRTTEEDFTTMKSRTTQESGTSHLWTTGVPFRTRDTSTPEAPSSTRYPGTTEGDFTTQKFQTNHGSGSTPSVTTDVPFRTSPTAVPSSTRFQRTTEGDFTTLKSRATQESGSSHSWTTGVPFRTRDTSTPEAPSSTRYPGTTEGDFTTQKFQTNHGSGSTPLVTTDVPFRTRDTSSTAVPSSTRFQRTTEGDFTTLKSPTTQESGSTHSWTTGVPFRTRDTSTMKASSSTNYGGTTDGHFSTQ; encoded by the exons ATGAAGTCTCGAACCACTCAGGAATCAGGCACCTCACACTTGTGGACAACAG ATGTGCCTTTCAGGACTCGTGACACTTCATCAACAGCGGTGCCTAGCAGCAcccgctttcaacgcacaacagAGGAAGATTTCACGACGATGAAGTCTCGAACCACTCAGGAATCAGGCACCTCACACTTGTGGACAACAGGTGTGCCCTTCAGGACCCGTGACACTTCCACACCGGAGGCACCTAGCAGCACGCGCTATCCAGGAACCACAGAGGGAGACTTCACCACGCAGAAATTTCAAACCAATCATGGGTCAGGTAGCACACCCTCGGTAACAACAGATGTGCCTTTCCGGACATCACCAACAGCGGTGCCTAGCAGCAcccgctttcaacgcacaacagAGGGAGATTTCACCACGCTTAAGTCTCGAGCCACTCAGGAATCAGGCAGCTCACACTCGTGGACAACAG GTGTGCCCTTCAGGACACGTGACACTTCCACACCGGAGGCACCTAGCAGCACGCGCTATCCAGGAACCACAGAGGGAGACTTCACCACGCAGAAATTTCAAACCAATCATGGGTCAG GCAGCACACCCTTGGTAACAACAGATGTGCCTTTCCGGACCCGTGACACTTCATCAACAGCGGTGCCTAGCAGCAcccgctttcaacgcacaacagAGGGAGATTTCACCACGCTGAAATCTCCAACCACTCAGGAATCAGGCAGCACACACTCGTGGACAACAGGTGTGCCCTTCAGAACCCGTGACACTTCCACAATGAAGGCATCTAGCAGCACGAACTATGGTGGCACAACGGATGGACACTTCTCAACGCAGTGA